The Streptomyces sp. HUAS CB01 genome has a segment encoding these proteins:
- a CDS encoding DUF1996 domain-containing protein encodes MLGGGGLIAVNTYASAGEGWGQSQNQTLGAGAAASTIKCPEVANGLSEVPDAARPEVDKELAAMDSQITEAYQRFAEQKEQVAQDPKFAENAVLGPLEDKRTASLDRISTAIDRAGERPEGLESMAACELQQDDADNGGQDGGDQGDGQDQGQDGGQDGGDQGQDGGDQGDGNGGQAGNGPEQSDFVDIQSVQPNVSNPPAQQNASRGTFATDCGVNENGKFNPDNVIVAPGVANGAHHMHDYVGNQANDAFASDDDLANGQTTCVDQGDKSTYYWPVLRLQNGQQENDANADGGGKDQNVGEIQTPSQVTLNFVGSPVSKVTAMPRFLRIITGDAKAFVNGNANANASWSCTGFEDRQLKDKYPICPEGSQVVRSFKFQSCWDGQNTDSANHRTHVAFAEANGACPNGFQAIPQLVQRIVYDVPPPVFDGANPSVFAVDSFPEQLHKPVTDHGDFINVFDENLMDELVGCINEGRECGPGDAGAPPADGGDDGGNGGDDGGNGGNGGGEGNGGNDGGENPGDPAPPNDGATGGQDAPDEPQNPGGDNPPADGGAGGQDAPGGDDKPGAAAGQDGAGQDDGAGQDGSGAGDDGSGGQNAPEGGGDVKEPEVLAGSSAGSNGSAQAGAGDGKPAAQATKAGENAPEPNGGGQPVAAGQGGGLAETGAQLWPSAAGAVLLVAGVLLLRTRRPQRAAARRH; translated from the coding sequence ATGCTGGGCGGGGGCGGGCTGATCGCGGTCAACACCTACGCCTCGGCGGGCGAGGGGTGGGGGCAGTCGCAGAACCAGACCCTCGGAGCCGGCGCCGCCGCGTCCACCATCAAGTGTCCCGAGGTCGCCAACGGGCTCTCGGAGGTGCCGGACGCGGCGCGGCCCGAGGTCGACAAGGAACTGGCCGCGATGGACAGCCAGATCACGGAGGCCTACCAGCGGTTCGCCGAGCAGAAGGAACAGGTCGCGCAGGACCCGAAGTTCGCCGAGAACGCGGTCCTCGGTCCGCTGGAGGACAAGCGGACGGCGAGCCTCGACCGCATTTCGACGGCGATCGACCGGGCGGGCGAGCGCCCGGAGGGCCTCGAGTCCATGGCGGCCTGCGAGTTGCAGCAGGACGACGCCGACAACGGCGGCCAGGACGGCGGCGACCAGGGCGACGGTCAGGACCAGGGCCAGGACGGCGGCCAGGACGGCGGCGACCAGGGCCAGGACGGCGGCGACCAGGGCGACGGCAACGGCGGTCAGGCCGGCAACGGCCCGGAGCAGTCCGACTTCGTCGACATCCAGTCCGTCCAGCCGAACGTCAGCAACCCGCCCGCTCAGCAGAACGCGTCCCGGGGCACGTTCGCGACCGACTGCGGTGTGAACGAGAACGGCAAGTTCAACCCGGACAACGTCATCGTCGCGCCCGGTGTCGCCAACGGCGCCCACCACATGCACGACTACGTGGGCAACCAGGCCAACGACGCCTTCGCCAGCGACGACGACCTCGCCAACGGCCAGACGACCTGCGTGGACCAGGGCGACAAGTCGACGTACTACTGGCCGGTGCTGCGGCTGCAGAACGGGCAGCAGGAGAACGACGCCAACGCGGACGGCGGAGGCAAGGACCAGAACGTCGGCGAGATCCAGACGCCGTCGCAGGTCACGCTGAACTTCGTCGGCAGCCCGGTGTCCAAGGTGACGGCGATGCCGCGGTTCCTGCGGATCATCACCGGCGACGCCAAGGCGTTCGTCAACGGCAACGCGAACGCGAACGCGTCGTGGAGCTGCACCGGCTTCGAGGACCGTCAGCTGAAGGACAAGTACCCGATCTGCCCCGAGGGCAGCCAGGTGGTGCGCTCGTTCAAGTTCCAGAGCTGCTGGGACGGCCAGAACACCGACAGCGCCAACCACCGCACCCACGTCGCCTTCGCCGAGGCCAACGGCGCCTGCCCCAACGGCTTCCAGGCGATTCCGCAGCTCGTGCAGCGCATCGTGTACGACGTGCCGCCGCCGGTCTTCGACGGGGCCAACCCGAGCGTCTTCGCGGTCGACTCCTTCCCGGAGCAGCTGCACAAGCCCGTCACCGACCACGGCGACTTCATCAACGTCTTCGACGAGAACCTGATGGATGAGCTTGTGGGCTGCATCAACGAGGGTCGCGAGTGCGGTCCCGGCGATGCCGGCGCACCTCCTGCCGACGGCGGTGACGACGGCGGCAACGGCGGTGACGACGGCGGCAACGGCGGGAACGGCGGCGGTGAAGGGAACGGCGGCAACGACGGCGGGGAGAACCCCGGCGACCCGGCTCCACCGAACGACGGTGCGACGGGTGGGCAGGATGCGCCGGACGAGCCGCAGAACCCGGGCGGGGACAACCCGCCGGCCGACGGGGGAGCGGGCGGTCAGGACGCACCCGGTGGCGACGACAAGCCGGGCGCGGCCGCCGGTCAGGACGGTGCCGGTCAGGACGACGGTGCGGGTCAGGACGGTTCCGGCGCGGGTGACGACGGCTCCGGCGGGCAGAACGCCCCGGAGGGCGGCGGTGACGTGAAGGAGCCCGAGGTCCTGGCTGGTTCGTCCGCCGGGTCGAACGGCTCGGCGCAGGCCGGTGCGGGCGACGGGAAGCCCGCCGCCCAGGCCACGAAGGCCGGCGAGAACGCTCCCGAGCCCAACGGCGGCGGTCAGCCCGTGGCCGCCGGTCAGGGGGGCGGGCTTGCCGAAACGGGTGCGCAGCTGTGGCCGTCCGCGGCCGGGGCCGTGCTGCTCGTCGCGGGTGTCCTGCTGCTCCGCACGCGTCGTCCGCAGCGTGCGGCGGCACGTCGCCACTGA
- a CDS encoding VOC family protein — protein MARDLPAAEEFYAEVLGWAFRPTRLGEEFAVGFLDGTPVAGIGALADSLAVAVAWTPYFAVDDADATAARIHERSATVAVGPLSFGTGRAALAADRDGAVFGIWQGKAIPDWSMGTDKAPAWLELRTRDAFESAIFYAEVLDWACAQPGCCQVAYEDDHVVLRHQGDVVARITGGAIGEAPDPHIRPRWHVYFYVPDVDVAARTAVGLGGRVVAPTRPAGAEDWITLRDPDGGLFTVTSNDPMPAPAPRR, from the coding sequence ATGGCTCGTGATCTGCCGGCGGCGGAGGAGTTCTATGCGGAGGTGCTCGGGTGGGCGTTCCGGCCCACCCGGCTCGGCGAGGAGTTCGCCGTCGGATTCCTCGACGGCACTCCCGTCGCCGGGATCGGGGCGCTCGCGGACAGCCTCGCCGTCGCCGTGGCGTGGACCCCGTACTTCGCGGTGGACGACGCGGACGCGACAGCGGCACGCATTCACGAGCGCAGCGCCACGGTGGCCGTGGGCCCGCTCAGCTTCGGCACCGGGCGGGCGGCGCTGGCCGCGGACCGCGACGGCGCCGTTTTCGGCATCTGGCAGGGCAAGGCCATCCCCGACTGGAGCATGGGCACCGACAAGGCGCCCGCCTGGCTGGAGCTGCGCACCCGCGACGCGTTCGAGTCCGCGATCTTCTACGCCGAGGTGCTGGACTGGGCCTGCGCACAGCCCGGTTGCTGCCAGGTGGCCTACGAGGACGACCATGTCGTCCTGCGCCACCAGGGGGACGTGGTCGCCCGGATCACCGGCGGCGCGATCGGCGAGGCTCCCGACCCGCACATCCGCCCTCGCTGGCACGTGTACTTCTACGTCCCCGACGTGGACGTCGCCGCACGGACGGCCGTCGGGCTCGGCGGCCGGGTCGTCGCGCCGACCCGGCCGGCCGGCGCGGAGGACTGGATCACCCTCCGCGACCCCGACGGCGGTCTGTTCACCGTCACGTCGAACGACCCGATGCCGGCGCCCGCTCCCCGGCGCTGA
- the clpB gene encoding ATP-dependent chaperone ClpB, with the protein MDMNRLTQKSQEALQEAQTIAGRLDQTEVDGEHLLLALLDQPDGLVPRLLDRAGVGTQALRTAVTESLARRPRVTGPGAQPGQVFITQRLAQVLDSAEQEAKRLKDEYVSVEHLVLALADEGSRTAAGRLLKEFGVTKESFLEALTGIRGHQRVTSATPEGAYEALEKYGRDLVAEARSGRMDPVIGRDAEIRRIIQILSRKTKNNPVLIGDPGVGKTAIVEGLAQRIVRGDVPDGLRDRTIFALDMSLLVAGAKYRGEFEERLQAVLSEVKGAEGRILLFVDELHTVVGAGGGAEGAMDAGNMLKPMLARGELHMIGATTLAEYRKYVESDAALERRFQQVVVDEPSVEDTISILRGLRERLEVFHGVKIQDTALVAAATLSHRYISDRYLPDKAIDLVDEACARLRTEIDSMPAELDEITRRVTRLEIEEAALGTETDPASRKRLEELRRELADLRAETDAMHAKWEAERQAIRRVQELRQDLEQARQEADEAERNYDLNRAAELRYGRITELERRLAAEEDSLAAKQGESRLLHEVVTEDEIAEIVAAWTGIPVTRLQESEREKLLRLDEILGERVVGQDEAVKLVTDAIIRARSGIRDPRRPIGSFVFLGPTGVGKTELAKALAAALFDSEESLVRLDMSEYQERHTVSRLVGAPPGYVGYEEGGQLTEAVRRKPYSVVLFDEIEKAHADVFNTLLQVLDDGRITDSQGRTVDFRNTVVIMTSNIGSPYLLDGVTADGEIKPETRALVMGDLQAHFRPEFLNRIDDVVLFKPLGMAQIKTIVDLQFDDLRRRLTERQITLELTDAAREHIAEQGFDPVYGARPLRRYISHEVETLVGRALIRGDVRDGSTIRVDERDGELVVTYDEGATGRPRSAQEAA; encoded by the coding sequence GTGGATATGAACCGGTTGACCCAGAAGTCGCAGGAAGCCCTGCAGGAAGCACAGACCATCGCCGGACGCCTCGACCAGACCGAGGTCGACGGCGAGCACCTGCTGCTCGCCCTCCTCGACCAGCCCGACGGGCTGGTGCCCCGGTTGCTCGACCGGGCGGGCGTCGGCACCCAGGCGCTGCGCACGGCGGTGACGGAGTCGCTGGCCCGCCGGCCCCGGGTGACCGGCCCCGGTGCCCAGCCGGGCCAGGTGTTCATCACCCAGCGGCTCGCCCAGGTGCTGGACTCCGCCGAGCAGGAGGCCAAGCGGCTCAAGGACGAGTACGTGTCCGTCGAGCACCTCGTCCTCGCTCTCGCCGACGAGGGGTCGAGGACCGCCGCGGGCCGGCTGCTCAAGGAGTTCGGCGTCACGAAGGAGTCGTTCCTGGAGGCCCTCACCGGCATCCGCGGGCACCAGCGCGTCACCTCCGCCACCCCCGAGGGTGCGTACGAGGCCCTCGAGAAGTACGGCCGCGACCTGGTGGCCGAGGCGCGCAGCGGCAGGATGGACCCGGTCATCGGCCGCGACGCGGAGATCAGGCGCATCATCCAGATCCTGAGCCGCAAGACCAAGAACAACCCGGTCCTGATCGGTGACCCCGGCGTCGGAAAGACGGCGATCGTGGAGGGCCTGGCCCAGCGGATCGTGCGCGGGGACGTGCCCGACGGCCTGCGCGACCGGACCATCTTCGCCCTCGACATGAGCCTGCTGGTCGCGGGTGCCAAGTACCGGGGCGAGTTCGAGGAGCGGCTGCAGGCCGTGCTCAGCGAGGTCAAGGGTGCGGAGGGGCGCATCCTGCTCTTCGTCGACGAGTTGCACACCGTCGTCGGTGCCGGCGGAGGGGCCGAGGGCGCCATGGACGCCGGGAACATGCTCAAGCCGATGCTCGCCCGCGGCGAACTCCACATGATCGGCGCCACCACCCTCGCCGAGTACCGCAAGTACGTCGAGTCCGACGCCGCCCTCGAACGCCGCTTCCAGCAGGTGGTCGTGGACGAACCCAGCGTCGAGGACACCATCTCCATCCTGCGCGGACTGCGCGAACGCCTGGAGGTCTTCCACGGGGTCAAGATCCAGGACACCGCGCTCGTCGCCGCGGCCACCCTCAGCCACCGCTACATCTCCGACCGGTACCTGCCGGACAAGGCGATCGACCTCGTGGACGAGGCATGCGCCCGGCTGCGTACGGAGATCGACTCGATGCCGGCCGAACTCGACGAGATCACCCGCCGGGTGACCAGGCTGGAGATCGAGGAGGCGGCACTCGGCACCGAGACCGACCCCGCCAGCCGCAAGCGCCTCGAGGAACTGCGGCGCGAACTGGCCGACCTGCGGGCCGAGACCGACGCGATGCACGCCAAGTGGGAGGCCGAGCGCCAGGCCATCAGGCGGGTGCAGGAACTGCGCCAGGACCTGGAACAGGCACGACAGGAGGCCGATGAGGCCGAGCGGAACTACGACCTCAACCGTGCGGCGGAACTGCGCTACGGCCGGATCACCGAACTGGAGCGGCGCCTCGCGGCCGAGGAGGACTCGCTCGCCGCCAAGCAGGGCGAGAGCCGGCTGCTGCACGAGGTCGTCACCGAGGACGAGATCGCCGAGATCGTCGCCGCGTGGACCGGTATCCCCGTCACCCGGCTGCAGGAGAGCGAACGCGAGAAGCTGCTGCGCCTCGACGAGATCCTCGGCGAGCGCGTGGTCGGCCAGGACGAGGCGGTCAAGCTCGTCACCGACGCCATCATCCGGGCCCGGTCCGGCATCCGGGACCCACGGCGGCCGATCGGCTCGTTCGTCTTCCTCGGACCGACCGGCGTGGGCAAGACCGAGCTGGCCAAGGCCCTGGCGGCGGCCCTCTTCGACAGCGAGGAGAGCCTCGTCCGCCTGGACATGAGCGAGTACCAGGAACGGCACACCGTCAGCCGGCTCGTCGGCGCGCCCCCGGGATACGTCGGCTACGAGGAGGGCGGCCAGCTCACCGAGGCGGTCCGCCGCAAGCCGTACTCCGTTGTCCTGTTCGACGAGATCGAGAAGGCGCACGCGGACGTCTTCAACACCCTGCTGCAGGTCCTCGACGACGGCCGGATCACCGACTCGCAGGGCCGCACGGTCGACTTCCGCAACACCGTCGTCATCATGACGTCCAACATCGGGTCCCCGTACCTGCTCGACGGCGTCACCGCCGACGGGGAGATCAAGCCCGAGACCCGGGCCCTGGTGATGGGCGATCTGCAGGCGCACTTCCGGCCGGAGTTCCTCAACCGCATCGACGACGTCGTGCTGTTCAAGCCCCTCGGCATGGCCCAGATCAAGACGATCGTGGACCTGCAGTTCGACGATCTGCGGCGGCGGCTGACGGAGCGGCAGATCACCCTGGAACTCACCGACGCCGCCCGCGAGCACATCGCCGAGCAGGGCTTCGACCCCGTGTACGGTGCCCGGCCGCTGCGCCGCTACATCTCGCACGAGGTCGAGACGCTCGTGGGCCGTGCGCTGATCCGCGGCGACGTGCGCGACGGCTCGACCATCCGGGTGGACGAGCGGGACGGCGAACTCGTCGTCACCTACGACGAGGGCGCGACCGGCCGGCCGCGCTCCGCGCAAGAGGCCGCGTGA
- a CDS encoding Fpg/Nei family DNA glycosylase, with product MPELPDVEGFREVLSSCGRGRRVTRVEVRDPGVLRGVTVRRLRTEVEGERFGEPRRHGKWLIAPTDDGPALVWHFGMTGALLCTPADEPLDRHDRVVLTLDDERQLRYRDQRKLQGVQLAGTEAAVGHILADLGPDALSVSREEFRELLDERRGAVKNVLMDQSVLAGLGNLLSDEILWRAGVAPDSAAGELTEEETRSLYAALRRVLASSVRVARVPPRRTWLTGRREDPDPRCPRCEGPLRSRRFSGRRTLWCPHCQSRSHRAERDIHPGKEG from the coding sequence ATGCCCGAGCTGCCGGACGTCGAGGGCTTCCGTGAGGTGCTGAGCTCCTGCGGCCGCGGCCGCAGGGTGACGCGTGTGGAGGTGCGGGACCCCGGGGTCCTCCGCGGGGTCACCGTGCGGCGGCTGCGGACGGAGGTCGAGGGCGAGCGGTTCGGGGAGCCCCGGCGGCACGGCAAGTGGCTGATCGCCCCCACGGACGACGGTCCCGCGCTCGTCTGGCACTTCGGTATGACGGGAGCCCTGCTGTGCACCCCGGCGGACGAGCCCCTCGACCGGCACGACCGCGTGGTGCTGACGCTGGACGACGAACGGCAGTTGCGCTACCGCGACCAGCGCAAGCTCCAGGGCGTCCAGCTCGCCGGGACCGAGGCGGCCGTGGGGCACATCCTCGCCGACCTCGGACCCGACGCGCTGTCCGTCTCCCGTGAGGAGTTCCGCGAGCTGCTGGACGAGCGGCGGGGTGCCGTGAAGAACGTCCTGATGGACCAGTCCGTCCTCGCCGGCCTGGGCAATCTGCTGAGCGACGAGATCCTGTGGCGCGCCGGTGTGGCCCCGGACAGCGCCGCCGGGGAGCTGACCGAGGAGGAGACGCGGAGCCTGTACGCGGCCCTGCGCCGGGTCCTCGCGTCGTCCGTGCGCGTCGCACGCGTACCTCCCAGGCGTACCTGGCTCACGGGCCGGCGGGAGGACCCCGACCCCCGCTGCCCGCGCTGCGAAGGACCGCTGCGCTCCCGCCGCTTCTCGGGCCGCCGCACCCTGTGGTGCCCGCACTGCCAGAGCCGGTCCCACCGTGCGGAACGCGATATTCATCCCGGAAAAGAGGGGTAG
- a CDS encoding FUSC family protein — translation MTWLRALREILRTGLAIERKRLEPLVAIRAAAGVAIVIGLSLWLVSPAYAASSALGAFSAGTATFQRSWRPRKVIALAAGAGLAVSTFLGYVAAGNVVTFLLLLALWSFLAGMAWAAGPTAGIVSTATVAAMLVTITLPGSVGQALEHAVVIFLGGAVQAMLILLFPVRRWGAHRDALADAFAAVADYARRLRHDPTAPFDPEALMTARDAAAVTPLQARHRPPALHGTRGLAERIRPAVASLADPALGAPADGPQRDRARELLGAAADVLDAAARAIRRGTRAEVPPRVMDVLRIAPAGAVDGTDAVDEANRRPEADGAPSGAEADEVLRGAARQAAVRLVTLLREVLEVAESGERRASRAGTSAETPFLMRPTMIRVLPVVLRDMRRELRPDSTVLRHALRLAVVAPVGYVVGSLLSPGHGYWVPIAAVLVMRPDFHQTYARAVARFAGTLVGVALATGVVQLTRPDAYLSGALAVVSAALMYLVMRTGYAVSQAFTAAYVVFLLGMGGEEWDQTVPDRVLLTLIGGVLAMVAYLVYPAWETPRLLDRLADRLAANGRYAAAVVRSYAEPSAQGFAEVRKALLDSREADAAWDEAFDRAKQEPVRHRGLNRREAEDAGEAIRALGRAAMLLETHLPTREGPPVPEAAGFAEAVAADTAQAARDVRERRNPEWDRVEEALDTWAGDEDGVQERVVRRGAALQLRALEDLTAAIDRTPLEHDVDSAVREHRARAAGAGDPGSPRNPGTSAEAGRVAEAAEGGGGAEAAGAGERARGGRADEAGRPREAGAVEGAGRVGPVREARREGGGDTEPPRGRRG, via the coding sequence GTGACGTGGCTGCGCGCGCTGAGGGAGATCCTGCGCACCGGCCTGGCGATCGAGCGGAAACGGCTCGAACCCCTGGTCGCGATCCGTGCGGCCGCCGGGGTCGCCATCGTGATCGGCCTGTCCCTGTGGCTGGTCTCCCCGGCCTACGCCGCGTCCTCCGCGCTCGGCGCGTTCTCGGCCGGCACGGCGACCTTCCAGCGGAGCTGGCGCCCCCGGAAGGTCATCGCGCTCGCCGCGGGCGCCGGTCTGGCCGTCAGCACCTTCCTCGGCTACGTCGCCGCCGGGAACGTCGTCACCTTCCTCCTCCTGCTGGCCCTGTGGTCGTTCCTGGCGGGGATGGCCTGGGCCGCCGGCCCCACGGCGGGGATCGTGTCCACCGCCACCGTCGCCGCGATGCTGGTGACCATCACCCTGCCCGGCAGCGTCGGGCAGGCGCTGGAGCACGCCGTGGTCATCTTCCTCGGCGGTGCCGTGCAGGCGATGCTGATCCTGCTGTTCCCCGTCCGCAGATGGGGGGCCCACCGCGACGCCCTCGCCGACGCCTTCGCCGCCGTCGCGGACTACGCCCGCAGACTGCGCCACGATCCCACGGCGCCCTTCGACCCCGAGGCGCTGATGACGGCCCGTGACGCGGCGGCCGTCACCCCCTTGCAGGCGCGGCACCGGCCACCCGCCCTGCACGGCACGCGTGGTCTGGCCGAACGGATCCGCCCGGCCGTGGCCTCCCTCGCCGATCCCGCCCTCGGCGCGCCCGCTGACGGCCCGCAGCGGGATCGTGCCAGGGAACTGCTGGGTGCGGCCGCGGACGTCCTCGACGCCGCCGCCCGGGCGATCCGGCGCGGAACCCGGGCCGAGGTGCCGCCGAGGGTCATGGACGTGCTGCGGATCGCCCCCGCGGGCGCCGTGGACGGGACAGACGCGGTGGACGAGGCGAACCGGCGGCCCGAGGCGGACGGCGCGCCCTCGGGCGCCGAGGCCGACGAGGTACTTCGAGGGGCCGCGCGGCAGGCCGCCGTACGGCTCGTCACCCTGCTCCGCGAGGTGCTGGAGGTCGCCGAGAGCGGCGAGAGGCGCGCGTCGCGGGCCGGCACGTCGGCGGAGACCCCGTTCCTGATGCGCCCGACGATGATCCGGGTGCTGCCCGTCGTCCTGCGTGACATGCGCCGCGAGCTCCGCCCGGACTCCACCGTCCTCCGCCACGCCCTGCGGCTCGCGGTGGTGGCCCCGGTGGGGTACGTGGTGGGCAGTCTGCTCTCGCCGGGCCACGGCTACTGGGTGCCGATCGCCGCCGTGCTGGTCATGCGCCCCGACTTCCACCAGACCTACGCACGTGCCGTCGCCCGCTTCGCCGGCACGCTGGTCGGGGTCGCCCTCGCCACCGGTGTGGTGCAGCTGACCCGGCCCGACGCGTATCTGTCGGGCGCGCTGGCCGTGGTGTCGGCCGCGCTGATGTACCTGGTGATGCGCACGGGGTACGCCGTCTCCCAGGCGTTCACCGCCGCGTACGTCGTCTTCCTGCTCGGCATGGGCGGAGAGGAGTGGGACCAGACCGTGCCGGACCGCGTGCTCCTCACCCTCATCGGCGGGGTCCTGGCGATGGTGGCCTACCTCGTCTACCCGGCCTGGGAGACCCCGCGGCTGCTCGACCGGCTCGCCGACCGGCTGGCGGCGAACGGGCGGTACGCGGCGGCGGTCGTGCGGAGTTATGCCGAGCCCTCGGCCCAGGGCTTCGCGGAGGTGCGGAAGGCCCTGCTCGACAGCCGGGAGGCCGACGCCGCCTGGGACGAGGCCTTCGACCGGGCCAAGCAGGAGCCGGTGCGGCACCGGGGACTCAACCGCAGGGAGGCGGAGGACGCCGGGGAGGCGATCAGGGCGCTGGGGCGCGCGGCGATGCTGCTGGAGACCCATCTGCCCACCCGGGAGGGACCGCCGGTCCCGGAGGCGGCGGGGTTCGCCGAGGCCGTGGCGGCGGACACCGCGCAGGCGGCACGTGACGTACGCGAGCGGAGGAACCCGGAATGGGACCGGGTGGAGGAGGCACTCGACACCTGGGCGGGCGACGAGGACGGCGTCCAGGAACGGGTCGTGCGCCGAGGTGCTGCCCTCCAGTTGCGGGCGCTGGAGGACCTGACGGCCGCCATCGACAGGACCCCGCTGGAGCACGACGTCGACTCGGCCGTGCGGGAGCACCGGGCACGCGCCGCCGGTGCCGGGGATCCCGGAAGTCCCCGGAATCCCGGCACGAGCGCGGAGGCCGGGCGGGTCGCGGAGGCCGCGGAGGGCGGAGGGGGCGCCGAGGCGGCGGGGGCCGGGGAGCGCGCGCGGGGCGGCCGGGCCGACGAGGCCGGGCGGCCCCGGGAGGCCGGAGCGGTCGAGGGGGCGGGGCGCGTCGGACCGGTCCGGGAGGCGCGGCGGGAGGGCGGCGGGGACACCGAGCCACCCCGGGGGAGGCGGGGCTGA
- the trxA gene encoding thioredoxin, with protein MSPTNTDSRTVVCAACGRGNRVPAAADGRPRCGSCASPLPWIADAGDADFEEVAEKAAPVVLVDLWATWCGPCRTVGPALEQVARELAGRIKLVKVDVDQAPRIAQKFQVQAVPTLVLMDRGEVIARQAGAAPAPALRQWVEQALRDRR; from the coding sequence ATGAGCCCGACGAACACCGACAGCAGGACGGTCGTCTGCGCCGCGTGCGGCCGCGGGAACCGGGTGCCGGCCGCCGCCGACGGCCGTCCGCGCTGCGGGAGTTGCGCGTCCCCGCTCCCGTGGATCGCCGACGCGGGCGACGCCGACTTCGAGGAGGTCGCCGAGAAGGCCGCGCCCGTCGTCCTCGTCGATCTGTGGGCCACCTGGTGCGGACCGTGCCGCACGGTCGGTCCGGCGCTGGAGCAGGTCGCACGCGAACTGGCCGGCCGGATCAAGCTGGTCAAGGTCGACGTCGACCAGGCGCCGCGCATCGCGCAGAAGTTCCAGGTGCAGGCCGTACCCACCCTGGTCCTCATGGACCGGGGAGAGGTGATCGCCCGCCAGGCGGGCGCGGCCCCCGCACCCGCTCTGCGCCAGTGGGTCGAACAGGCCCTGCGAGACCGCCGCTGA
- a CDS encoding DUF6924 domain-containing protein — translation MRELPEIVGRDAFDALVIRTDYGDEAAWRAVVADLNRRWGDDDEFDPAVHLVDDPVWADRTPEEVLGAVRRDEELCVVFLADRVTMRSAGRALLALDVFEEEDDLDPMYYQELIDSPPPREFRTVPAEVHVVHANLSIGNMDFEEFAETAVAEPDPVHRSF, via the coding sequence ATGAGAGAGCTGCCCGAGATCGTCGGACGTGACGCGTTCGACGCCCTGGTCATCAGGACCGACTACGGCGACGAGGCCGCCTGGCGGGCGGTGGTCGCGGACCTGAACCGGCGATGGGGGGACGACGACGAGTTCGACCCCGCGGTCCACCTCGTGGACGATCCCGTATGGGCCGATCGCACGCCCGAAGAGGTCCTGGGCGCGGTGAGGCGGGACGAGGAGCTGTGCGTGGTCTTCCTCGCCGACCGGGTCACGATGCGGTCCGCCGGCCGGGCCCTGCTCGCCCTCGACGTCTTCGAGGAGGAGGACGACCTCGACCCGATGTACTACCAGGAGCTCATCGACTCCCCGCCGCCGCGGGAGTTCCGGACCGTCCCGGCCGAAGTCCACGTCGTGCACGCGAATCTGTCGATCGGCAACATGGACTTCGAGGAGTTCGCCGAGACGGCCGTCGCCGAACCCGACCCGGTCCACCGGTCCTTCTGA
- a CDS encoding UBP-type zinc finger domain-containing protein gives METDPHLDMVRPVSPNTPQGCEECLRLGSPWVHLRLCLSCGHVGCCDSSPLRHASGHAETEGHPIVQSFEPGEDWRWCYIDQAMV, from the coding sequence ATGGAGACCGATCCGCATCTCGACATGGTGCGTCCGGTGTCGCCGAACACCCCGCAGGGCTGCGAGGAGTGCCTGCGGCTCGGATCGCCCTGGGTGCATCTGAGACTGTGCCTCTCCTGCGGCCACGTGGGGTGCTGCGACTCCTCGCCGCTCAGGCACGCGAGCGGGCACGCCGAGACCGAGGGCCATCCGATCGTGCAGTCCTTCGAACCGGGCGAGGACTGGCGCTGGTGCTACATCGACCAGGCCATGGTCTGA
- a CDS encoding nucleotidyltransferase family protein, whose protein sequence is MDQSTGSRGGGRRLHLAGTGIAPPGGEAGAHAGARPASGRAEALPEDHTQAILETTKQVAALLKASGYPFALAGSVAAHAHGVAAGFQHDTDFCVRREDVDGVVQALRDGGVEIVAAPEDWLVKARSGGEEIDVIFELAGGPVTGAMLERAPVLAVDSVRMPVLAPYDLLSSLLWALSEHHCDFAPLLTIARTLRELIDWDALRAEHRSNPLPDAFLYLLERLDVIDPREPREAGP, encoded by the coding sequence ATGGACCAGTCGACGGGGAGCCGGGGCGGCGGACGCCGGCTGCACCTCGCCGGTACCGGGATCGCCCCACCGGGCGGCGAAGCCGGCGCGCACGCCGGCGCCCGTCCGGCTTCCGGCCGTGCCGAGGCACTGCCGGAGGACCACACCCAGGCCATCCTGGAGACCACGAAGCAGGTGGCCGCCCTGCTGAAGGCCTCCGGGTACCCGTTCGCCCTGGCCGGAAGCGTCGCCGCGCACGCCCACGGGGTGGCGGCCGGATTCCAGCACGACACGGACTTCTGCGTTCGGCGGGAGGACGTCGACGGAGTGGTCCAGGCACTGCGGGACGGCGGCGTGGAGATCGTCGCCGCTCCCGAGGACTGGCTGGTCAAGGCACGGTCGGGCGGCGAGGAGATCGACGTGATCTTCGAGCTGGCCGGCGGGCCGGTCACCGGCGCCATGCTGGAGCGCGCGCCGGTGCTGGCCGTCGACTCGGTGCGGATGCCGGTCCTGGCCCCGTACGACCTCCTCAGCAGCCTCCTCTGGGCCCTGTCCGAGCACCACTGCGACTTCGCGCCGCTGCTGACCATCGCCCGGACGCTGCGGGAGCTCATCGACTGGGACGCCCTGCGGGCGGAGCACCGGTCGAATCCGCTGCCGGACGCGTTCCTGTACCTGCTCGAACGCCTCGACGTCATCGACCCGCGGGAACCGAGGGAGGCCGGACCGTGA